aaaatattattgcaTCTTACCAAATCATCATTGTTATGAAGATTTTGGTCTTGCTCCGTTAGAAGATGACCACAACTCTTTTATactctattaaatttataaaataaaatagttaagtatgaaaaataacgatgttttttcattaaaaaaatgtctgagattatttttgtaatattcAGTTTTTGTGTTGATGTAAAGTACGGAAAATCAAAattgaatataataattattataaaattaaagttaattattttttaaaaagtgaaaagtgagtttaaaaattatttagatcaatttgaatcggattattttatttttttcattttttttttagaatacgTCTAAGATTTTATTCAGTACTCTTTTGTTGAAATCAAAATATTGGAGAACATGTAATGATTCAATTCCAAAATGACATAGAATAAGTAATCTTTTACAACACTATTTAGCATGCACAATAATTGGACTTCTAACTCTGCGAGTTCCATCAGACCACACCAGCGATGTAGACACCATTGCTCCGACTTGCAAACTCCTACCGGCAACAGTCACATCAAAAGATTGCTTCTCATTTTTAGACTGGAAGGAGAGAACTGGAGGTTTCACTGTGATATTAAGTTCTGATTTTGGATAGATTATGGCCTGGTACGTGGATTTTGCAGGGCCAACATTTTTTACTGTTCTATGAAATTTAACTCTGAAGGATTCGCCTATCGACACTCTAGAAGTTAACGAAGGATAATTGAAATCCTTGAGTGATGCTTCGTCACTACCCTTTGGGCAACTGCTGTTATCCCCTGTTATGCCTCTAACTGAACCTGTATCATAGCCCATGCTGCACAACAGTTTTACGTAGTCATCTTTCAATGTTTCATACACTAATCCAGGTTGAACAGCCTTAAGTGGATTTATATGCCCAGATCCATAAGCAAATTCAGCGTCAGGATTATTGGTAGCATTCATCGGCAAAgctgaagaagaaagagaaaatgcTGATTATAATATCGTAAAATAACCAGAAGATGCATGAAAATAAGCAAGTAATAATAGCAGATTGAGTACCAGTAGTCATAATAGCAGATTTGATGGCTGAAGGAGACCAATCAGGATGAAAAGCCTTGACATAAGCTGCTACTGCAGCAGCGTGGGGGCAAGACATGGACGTTCCTGAGAGTATATTGTATTCAACTCGCCTCCTATCACCGGAGGACGGTGAAACAACGGGTATGTACGCAGCTAATATATCAACCCCTGGAGCACTTACGTCTGGCTGAAATTGTTTTGAACCGTACTTGAGCATATTGCAATTCTTCAATCAAACAAAGCCTATTACAAAGTAAGGATCGGGAATAGACCTTCATAATGTCTGGTGCTATGGCATTTGGGCCCCGTGAAGAGAAGGAAGCAACTACAGGTGCAGTAGAATCCGTAATAACTTCACTTTTTAATATACTTGCTTCAGGTGATCTGCAGAGGAAGACATGTTAGATATTTTGAATCAGGAAATCATTTTGTAGTCATTTGAAACTTGTTACTTGTACGGATTCGTACTTGGTGGATCTCAGGTAGGAAGTGACCAAACTGTAGTCCTCAGATGTTAAAGCAGATGCAGGAAGTGGGACAACAAAAGCAATATTATCAAATTGGCTGGCTCTCAAGATTGTTCCAAGTGCACCAGCTCTATGGACCTCCGAGTTTCCATTGAAGTTATCACAAAGCACAATCTTCCCCTTTACCAATGTGCTGTTAATGCAAAACTCACTACACGACCTgaaacatcaacaacaatatgaatattttgttactttttcATCTGTTTGATTGAAGTTAAACTGACAAGGGTATTATAATTTACCGAGCACCAACTTCAGAGCATAGGCTTGTGGCTTGAGATCCATATACCAGAGGAAACTTTTTTCGTTTTAGATTGAAGGAATTGATAGAACTTCCCTGTTTATCAAAatggatatttaaaaaaaaaattacaaattgaAACTTGTATGCATATTAATCAGTGATATGATACTAACACAGAGTTGATGATGATGCATACAAGTAATGTCTTTCCATTTCCAAGAACAACTTTATCAATGAATTTGCGATCCGTGCTGCTTGCTGCTATAGAAAGCATCCAGGGCGCTACACTCGACACACTTCTCACTTTAGGACCACTGTTGCCTGCAGAATTTACTGTAAGTATTCCATTTTGCATGGCATGAAAAGAACCAATTGCTATCTCATCCACAGAAACATCAATTGGAGCATCTGATCCTAATGAGACTGTTAAAATGTCTACTCCATCCGCAATTGCGTCATCAAATGCAGCCAAGATATCAACTCCTTCGCAACCTCCATCTGCGTTGCAGGCTTTATATGCAGCGATTCTTGCAGAAGATACCCCTCCCCTTGCAATTCCTTTTGCCAATCCGTAGAAGTTGGCATCTTTTACTTTGCTCCCAGCTGCTGTAGAGGCAGTATGGGATCCATGACCAGTATCATCCCTGGCAGAATCAGCGGAGCCTCTGGAGGAATAAAATCGGGCTCCGATGATCTTGCTGTAAAACAAGTACTCAATATTGTttattaaatctcccaattcaggGAATAAAATATAAACTACGTTCTACTAAAATCACATACATATTTACGATATGTTACTGTAAGAGAGAAAATTACTTGTTGCAAGTGAAGTTTCTGCCACCTGCACATTTGCCCTTCCACTTCTTTGGAGCAGGACCAAAACCCTCATCACTAAAACTTGCTGATTCAGGCCAGATTCCAGTATCAATAACACCAACTATAGTATCACTGAGTCTGTCAGAAGTAGGATTCCGTGAGATATTCTCAGGTAAACCGATGAAGTCCCAGGATCTAGTTGTTTGAACTCTGAAAGTTCTGCTTGGGAAAACAGAGACTACTCCCTTCATCCCTGCAAAAATGGGTAGAGTGGGGAACATATAAATGGAAGGACTCATAGATCTTATGTTCTTAAAGATAACCATCAAGAAGATTCAATAGCGAGAGTTTTGCAGCACTCACCAGCTAATCGTTGCATCTCATGAGTAGTGAGCTTGGCAGCAAATCCATTGAAACTCTTTTTGTAACTTCTTATCAGTGAATTATCTAGAGAGCTGCAGACCACCATGAAGAGGTAGCTGATTATATATAGAATACAAACTGTATACTAATTAACCGTAGAAAAAGGGAGAATACACATGATATAAAGTGTATTAATCAATCTATAAATCTGAAAATCAACCTGGCATCAGAAACTGATTGAAGCAAACTAAGATGCTGAGCTGATGGTGAATATTCCCCCTTGGGGAGTGATCCCAAGTACACAATATAGGtctgaaatataaaaattgtcatgaaaagaaattaaaacagaacagaattttaaaaaaaaaaaaaaaacagaaggaAGAGACTAAGGCTTGCCTTTCTATCTTCATCAGCTGCAGTGCACAGCAAGGCTAGAGTTAAAATGAGAAAGgaagaaaacaaagaaaagaatatAGCTTTGTTATTAGACATTGCTGAATTCTGAGAACAATTAAGCAGTCTTATGTTTTATACTGAGATTCAAGAAATGTATTGGTAAGTTTGCTGTCAAATTTATATATGGAATTATAGCAAAAATGGATGAGGCATTAATGACAATGAATCTCTCTACGACAAACAGAGATCAGGATCCATCCATATTTAGACTTTGGCAttgttttagaaaattttagaatacAGCACGTGTAAATGTAATAAATCTAATATTCCTTAAATGTGAAATATGAATCTCTTACATTTCATACATGAAGTATATGTTTTTttactcataatttttatccattttatttttttcatacagaaaaataatttttttattaactttttaattatactcgttttataaacattaaattttattacatattaagagatatttttaaaaatttcttagaaataagataaaattaaatatgattataatagtcgatttatatgttattacagtataaaaaaaaaagatggataaaaattatagtacggatgaaatatttttattataaaattgttatttccAGTTAAGTTAGAAAACAGAAAAGGGATTATGGAAACACATTCTTTTTAGTTTCCATCAAAGCCATGAAATTTCTTATGTGCATATCATATTGAAAATTTAACTATGGATTTATTTTGtaagaatttttattataaaaattactttattttgtaataaaaaaatttgattgtCTTAACTTAGTGTTTTGAGCAACAACGGATTACTCATTCGTTGAATATACCAATTTCTTCTACTATATTatgattttcttaatttattatttatcataATATCAGCTAATATCTTCTGTCTATATTTGTGTTTTGACATGCtaatacattataaaaatatcattatacaaattatatataaaaaaaaagtttggagtaattaaattaacatcatttagatttattattttagtatctTATTCTATATTTAgcatattaataatgattataCTTATTATTTTGACAATTGACATATATTTACATCCATTATTATGAGTTTCCTGATATAGATTTTTTATtactatataaaattttttccttGAAATTGCgtcaaataaaaagaagaaaggagCTAAGATGTAATTAGCTAAACCTAAAAGGAATAAAATCATAAGCAATTTAGCTCATCATCGATTAGAAGTAAAATTACGGCTTTGAATCTGCAATCAAAATTCTTAATAAAGAatataattttacttaaaaaagattttttttaatagaagatTAGAGAAATAATAACTCAAATTTGAATCTATAAGTCATATATGCTTGTAGTCATTATGCAAGGTAAAATacgtaatttaaaaaaaaaaaaaattcaaaggcACTATTATCATATGACTTTTTTGATAGGTTGTTACATGTTGCTGAGTTGTGAATCGGCCCAAAATTGGCGTAGTTATCTCCTTTTATTGTTATCCCTGTTTCCTATAAAATCAaaaccatttttttttaaaaaaacaaattgtttgttttttaatataaaaataaaacaattaattattaagtacaataaaaaattgtcttttttaattattatgtttttatcaaaggcaataaattcataaaaaaaaaaatccgaaAGGAATAGTCTCAGTTATGGTAGATTCAATGACACTACAATTAAGgaataggttttttttttttttttctaaaacccTATTAGTTTAATGAAGATGAATGGTGACTTTTTGGACGGTGAAAGAAAAAGGGTTTATACGGTTGTCTATGTAAGCGTAGGGATTACCTTAGCATAACTTCACTGAATTTGAAGACTTATTGCGATAAAAAGCAATTTCCATACtgtaaataggaaaataaaataaaataaacacgaGGAATTATTTCATGCTGGTCAATCAGAGTCGTTATTTCTTTTTGGCTTTGCTGAATCCATCGCTATTTGTGTTGGCACCGTCTCGGCAGACCCATGTCTCCGAGTCTGAAATAGATTCTGAAAAACCTTTTCTTTTATAGCTCTACAATTGAAAATATCATGGACTGAGAATTGAAGCGAATAAGTACGCCACTGAACAAgttttgaattcttttctttaaataacAAATTCCCCCAAGAAATATGTAGCGTTCCTGTCATCTCGATCCCATTTTGTATGCTCAATTGACTTCTAATTTATAGTTAAAATCGCAAATACGCCAATGTAGTAGGATTTTGAAAATTTCAATGATTTTACAATAATCTCTCTCATACCCAAAATGGCAAACCAAAATAATGAAAAGACAGGTTAGTAGCAATGCATCCATCAGAAAAAAACAAATTCAAGGACACCAACACATAACCCAGTGCATTATGTTAAGATTAACATATGTGCAGTTGATAGTAGCCAAGTCGCAGGCAGCATTCTATCCTATGAAGTCCAAAATCTGTTCAAAGTTACTTCAATGCCATTACAAGTTGGCAGAATAAATGACCTTAAAATGCCCCCCACGAATACATCCCTATCTATGATACCAGAGTGTATAAATCTTAAGATTGTGAGCCTTCTCGCGAAACAATCCTGTTTACCTACAATACCcaaataaaaacaataatatCAAACGCCAGTTGAAAACACCTAacaacatttttcttttttcgaaaaaaaaaaaaaaaaaaaaaaagatgatacATCAAGGTAGGGCATCATGACCAATAAGCTTACAGTCTTATGCAAGACCCGAGAAGCAAGCAAAATAATTTGGTTAAGTATGGAGATAATTAGCAGCCATCATTAGTTCCAGGGTCAGCTCCGGTTCAATATGGAATTCACTCTCCTTTCCCCTGACAAAGGAGCAGCAATTTCAATTCAACGGAGTAGAAAAACTTAAACAGCCAGAACCCTTGATCATTTATAGTTTCATACATAATTAGATTAACTAAAACGTCCAACATCTTACAGATAAGTGAGAGGTACAAAAGAGAGATGAAGATCAATGATGTCATGTTTAAAGATGTCTGTTTAAACATGAGATGGATAACCGGAAAACCAAATATCTCAATTACTCATCTCCAATAGAACTTGACAACTAACATGAACTCGACAACTAACATGAACTCCCAACCATTATCTTTAGCAGCCATTGCAATGTTAAGAACAAATGCAATGGAAACAAAATAAAGCATGCACCAAGTGTTTCCACACCTGTTTGTCCTCCATCATTTTTCAGACCAAGTAGGTTGACACCCATGAAATATAAACAACATAATTGACTGCCAACTACATGTGCACACTTCATTATCTAGTGCTTAGGCTTACCACGACAAACACccgcaggaaaaaaaaaatattaaaatacatcAGAAGGAAGAACAAGAGCCCACAAGAAAGCTAATACAGCTTGCAAGGAGAAGCATGTGTACATTTCAGCTTACATGTCCAAGGAAAGAAAACTAGATTAAGGACAGCACACATTGTAGGGAGTTAGAACTTCATAATTATGATGGGAAGAAAACGGGTAAAAGGAGACAAGGAATCTAAAAAAGCACAATACGCTTGTAAAATCTAAAGTGCATAGACTACAGCATAAGGAATGTGAACAAAATCACCAATAGAGTATGATGTAGGAAAAAGCGTTAATTCCAACTAATGATTCAAAGACAATGGAGCtgcatgcatatttctcaatcTTGGGACCAAAGACAAAACACAGTTTAGCCAACAGAGATCTAAGCCATTTCCTTTAGGCAAAATGAGTAGCTCCAGGGACCTCCAATAACCCATTTCACCAgaaaccccccccccccccaaaaaaaaaaagctatatATTTGTCCTCCGACCAAACAAAATATTATCAGGAGAGCTTTATGCAAAACAAATTTCAACCGAGACTAGAACAGAAAACCATAAGACGTGATGTACTACAAATAACAAAAGCAAGTACTACTTCCGTGGATGACGCAAAGCCTCAAAAGATTCTAGGAATAGATTGACAAAAGTATTGTTTATCctccattaaaaaaaaaggagcaTAATAAATATATCACAGGTTTTCAAAGCCAAAACGTCGATGTGAGTTAATTAGTATTTTCTATTTAGGACGGGAAAATGCTCAAACCACAGCAAAGTTTTGCCATCCAATCAATATTTCAGGCTGCCGGGTGTTAGAAGCCAAAACAAAACAGTTACACACGATACTTGATGCAAATGAACTTAAGTTGAATGACAAATTATGATGACGGGCAAATAATCAAAAGAAAGACAAATATATAAAGATGAGAACAGAACTTGGCATATTGAAGGGACCAGTAGAAATACTGGCAAATTTTCTCTAGAATAGTAGTGCTTATCTCCGGAAATGTCACTTCTCCATGCTGCGTCTCAGCGAAACTACCTGCtccaaattattattaaaaaaaaaaaaatagaaacccCATTTTAGTTGCTCGCAAACCCCTAAATTAATCCCcaacaaaaagagaaaaagtttGCAAACTCAAATTATGCAGCGATTCTGAAAATCAACGAAAATACATCAGAATTTAAGCCAAACAGACTGATCATCCTCAACTGAGTAGAGCACAGCGGTAACTAATCGAACCCCGATAGAACGAGTCAAATAATACTACCAATCAAAGCAGGCCTCACAAAattgagagagagacagagagggACCTGGAGAGGTGAGCATGTTGCGGATGGTCTGGGAAACCATGGCCGCTTCCTTGTCGATCACGAACTCGAAACCCTCGGCGCTGATCAGCTTCACTGTGTCTTCCTTTCTCATCTTCGTTTTCCACCAACGACTTTTTCCTTCTGACACGAATCAACGGCGGTGTGAGCTGCTGCAAAATAGAATAGACTCTGCGGTGGCAAATCTATTTATTGGACATTTGGGGACTTGTTTGCTGCAGCGACTTCCACGCCCCTCTGGACACCGTGTCCTGTTTGGCTCTTCGGCCTTGGTTTTCCAAACCCTGGATTGGAAATGAGTAATTGCAAAAgttatttttatctaatttaCGCAAAagcatcaaataaaaaataaaaaataaaaaatatttatttatttaaaaaattaatttttttccctAACACTTCGAgagggaaagaaaaagaaaatattccaATTTAATTGCTCATAGAAAATCTCTGCAATCCAAACACTTCATCGAGAGGAAAATTTCCTCTTCTGGATCTATTCGCCTCAGGGTAAGCATCTGTTCTGCTCCTTCTTCTTGATTTATCTACGGGTCATTTCTTCGTTTCTTATGTGTCTCTGTTGGGTAATGATTGGATCTGACAGGTTCGAGAGATCTGAGGAAAGAGGAGAGTTAAGGAGGAGACTAGAATATGGCGCATAGAGTAGATCATGAGTATGATTATCTATTCAAGATCGTGCTGATTGGAGACTCTGGTGTGGGAAAATCTAATATCCTTTCCAGGTTTACCAGAAATGAGTTCTGTTTGGAATCCAAATCCACCATCGGTGTCGAATTCGCCACTAGGACTCTTCAGGTaatcttcaaatctttctctcTATCCTTTGATTTTCTCTGTTATCTGCAGTTACATGTCGATCCGTTCATCTTCTGGCTTCTGAATCGTTCTCTTGTTTATTGCCTAGCATATTATGGTTATTATTTTTGTGATACGGAAATGAAATCTCTTAGATTTTAAGATTGGAAAATTGTTGATTGGAACTTCTTGTCATTTTCTGGACAAGGTGGACGTAGATACATACTTGCTGGTATCTGTATTGTTTTAGATTTGTATATTGGCTTTCCAATAAGGCGATGAAGCAACCACAGACTAGTGGCTATGCTTGCAGAATGAGTTGCGGGTGAGATATTTGTGAGTGGGAAAAATAATTTCTTCCGATTCCACTAataacaggccttaattgaagTTCAGCACTGTGGGATCTATTGTGCAAGAGGGAGATTGCACGTACCCTTATACTGTTAATGGCTTCGTGTGGGAGAAGCCGAGTGTCTTAGAAGTTTTCTTCTGGTTGTTGAGCGATGAAATATCACCAACTAATTTGTTTTCATAGCTAAAGATACATCTTTACATGGATCCCTATGATCTTCTCATGTGGAACTGACTTGATTGATGAAGTGCTATTGATGATCTTTCGTTACAATGGCCTATTGTCATACTCATTGTCAGGAACTGCAGGATTTAGAGAGTCTATGACTTAGTTCTTTATTCTAATCCGAGTGTTGGTATACCATTCTGTAAAGAGAAATGTCCATTAATGATCTGAATGAATGACACCTCGCATGGAGGTATCAAGATATGATCTAGGCAATAAGAACTCATGTGGTAGTGGGTTTCATCTATTGTTTTCAGATTTGTGCCATCTAGGCTATAACTGATCTgcattttttcccttttcttatATATATGTCTTTTTCTCTGCTACAGGTGCATGGAAAGACAGTAAAGGCTCAAATCTGGGATACAGCAGGGCAGGAGCGGTACCGTGCCATCACAAGTGCATATTATAGAGGAGCTGTTGGTGCCTTTCTCGTTTATGACATAACCAAGAGGCAAACGTTTGACAATGTTCAAAGGTGGCTGCGTGAATTGAGGGACCATGCAGACTCAAACATCGTTATTATGATGGCTGGAAACAAGTCTGACCTGAACCATCTAAGAGCTGTTACAGAGGAGGATGGTCATAGCTTGGCAGAGAGGGAAAGTCTCTCATTTCTTGAGACATCGGCACTGGAAGCAACCAATGTTGAGAAGGCATTCCAAACCATATTGACAGAGATATACCACATCATAAGCAAGAAGGCATTGGCAGCGCAAGAAGCAGCTGGCAATTCTACACTTCCTGGTCAAGGAACCACTATTAATGTTGCTGATACCTCAGGGAACACGAAGAGAGGTTGCTGCTCTACTTAATTCTATATTTGAGGAAGGAAAGCATTGCTAGCAAGCAGtcctttcattatttttttaacaattatttttaaaaaattctttttcaattttcagCTGAGAGAGGGAGACATGTAGATTACTCGTCATTTTACATAAATTTGAGTTTgtgaatttgaaaaaaaaaatggggTCAGTGCTGTTAGAATTTCAGGATGGTATGTTCtctgtatttatttattgtatGCCACTAAAAGTGGAACTGACTGATAGCAGGGATGTAGAGTGAAATCACGTTATCTCAATTGGGAGAAATAGTGGTGCACAACCATAAAAGGGGCAGCTTTTAGTACTTGTTCTGGGTTTTGTTTGTTGAGCTATTTCCAAACTTGTAATAAAAGCTTCTTTACCTTTGTGACATCTTTTCCGCAGATTGCTCACCTCCATAATTCTCACGTTACTTATTTCATACAACATCTTGATCACTCTCTTTTCTATTAACTTGTTAGCCAATGACAGTCGTAATCAAAATCCAATGCATTTGACCTAGTTCTGAATGGAAAGTTCTAAGTGGATTCATGATAAGCAGATCGTAATCTGTTTCTTCCGGTCAGATTAAGGGAACATATGTCGATGTCAGATGGTTTGTCAGGAAAGTGGTCGAGGTGATTGAGTTTCTTACGTTTGACAAGAAATTGTGGCAATTTTTATCTGTGGCTTTGAAAATTTGTGATTGAAATTTCATGGAGGGAATCCATGTGCTTTAATTTACCTAGAATTAATTCCCGTCTCACTTTTGGTCCTGAGCATATTTGATAGGAGCTCAAATTCAAATGATAAGCAGCCAGACTCGAGTGCCGATACATGCATGTTAGGGCCTTCATGTTGTTTTCTTTAATTCAAAAAGTTTTCAAGTAttacttaaaatataattaactggGTGCTGTATCTCCACGTTCTCCATAAATTTCTTCACAGACAGCCTAGTAGGAAGCAAGCGTCTTCTGAATAATTAAGCATATTGCAAGGTATAAGTTTAGGTCAGATCATCAAGTCATCCTGTACAAAGAAATCCATGAGGAAAGCCGACTGGAGCTTATTTAAATAGGAACAGAACAGCTCACCAGGTTTTGGTGTAAGAGCCCTTGCATCTGCCATAGTTGATACAGTTCCATCCACAAATGcaccaaaaataaaaatggagaacAGCTCCGTTGTAGAAATCTGTAAGCTGCTGCTCAATTTATATTGTTGTATGACGAATT
The Manihot esculenta cultivar AM560-2 chromosome 1, M.esculenta_v8, whole genome shotgun sequence genome window above contains:
- the LOC110610331 gene encoding subtilisin-like protease SBT4.4, translated to MSNNKAIFFSLFSSFLILTLALLCTAADEDRKTYIVYLGSLPKGEYSPSAQHLSLLQSVSDASSLDNSLIRSYKKSFNGFAAKLTTHEMQRLAGMKGVVSVFPSRTFRVQTTRSWDFIGLPENISRNPTSDRLSDTIVGVIDTGIWPESASFSDEGFGPAPKKWKGKCAGGRNFTCNNKIIGARFYSSRGSADSARDDTGHGSHTASTAAGSKVKDANFYGLAKGIARGGVSSARIAAYKACNADGGCEGVDILAAFDDAIADGVDILTVSLGSDAPIDVSVDEIAIGSFHAMQNGILTVNSAGNSGPKVRSVSSVAPWMLSIAASSTDRKFIDKVVLGNGKTLLGSSINSFNLKRKKFPLVYGSQATSLCSEVGARSCSEFCINSTLVKGKIVLCDNFNGNSEVHRAGALGTILRASQFDNIAFVVPLPASALTSEDYSLVTSYLRSTKSPEASILKSEVITDSTAPVVASFSSRGPNAIAPDIMKPDVSAPGVDILAAYIPVVSPSSGDRRRVEYNILSGTSMSCPHAAAVAAYVKAFHPDWSPSAIKSAIMTTALPMNATNNPDAEFAYGSGHINPLKAVQPGLVYETLKDDYVKLLCSMGYDTGSVRGITGDNSSCPKGSDEASLKDFNYPSLTSRVSIGESFRVKFHRTVKNVGPAKSTYQAIIYPKSELNITVKPPVLSFQSKNEKQSFDVTVAGRSLQVGAMVSTSLVWSDGTRRVRSPIIVHAK
- the LOC110619004 gene encoding elongin-C; the protein is MRKEDTVKLISAEGFEFVIDKEAAMVSQTIRNMLTSPGSFAETQHGEVTFPEISTTILEKICQYFYWSLQYAKGKESEFHIEPELTLELMMAANYLHT
- the LOC110618928 gene encoding ras-related protein Rab11C, coding for MAHRVDHEYDYLFKIVLIGDSGVGKSNILSRFTRNEFCLESKSTIGVEFATRTLQVHGKTVKAQIWDTAGQERYRAITSAYYRGAVGAFLVYDITKRQTFDNVQRWLRELRDHADSNIVIMMAGNKSDLNHLRAVTEEDGHSLAERESLSFLETSALEATNVEKAFQTILTEIYHIISKKALAAQEAAGNSTLPGQGTTINVADTSGNTKRGCCST